In uncultured Fibrobacter sp., a single genomic region encodes these proteins:
- a CDS encoding glycosyltransferase — MKFLYVLVSEEKDIYYEQTLASVLSLRHYNPDASVSLLVDDKTDKNLVGNFRAQIKNLVNEYKVVPFDEKMSNMVRSRYLKTNMRNHIDGDFLFIDGDTAIVDKLELKSIDPKGSVFAVVDMHGGENDKYQVKHKKNNADKETMNFSLSFHDKYFNSGVIFARDDKPAREFFSKWHALYQQCAQKGIFTDQISFNETNHILNHSIVEMPGEWNCQVREAYNHLYRVKTIYPILCRSKILHFFSTGIDGKKEPHPLMRKDFFVKMKELQSVDESMLQVIRNARQCFWGAPSVLNEKASFPLFFLYRQFPRFSRLLKWLGVV; from the coding sequence ATGAAGTTCCTGTACGTACTGGTCAGCGAAGAAAAGGATATCTATTACGAGCAGACGCTTGCCTCGGTGCTTTCCTTGCGCCATTATAACCCCGATGCTTCTGTATCGCTATTGGTTGACGACAAGACAGACAAAAATCTGGTCGGGAACTTCAGGGCGCAAATCAAGAATTTGGTGAACGAGTACAAGGTTGTCCCGTTTGACGAAAAAATGTCGAACATGGTTCGTTCTAGATATTTAAAGACGAACATGCGCAATCATATTGACGGCGATTTCCTGTTTATTGATGGCGATACGGCTATTGTCGATAAATTGGAACTGAAGTCGATCGATCCCAAGGGCAGTGTTTTTGCCGTTGTCGATATGCATGGTGGAGAAAACGACAAGTACCAAGTTAAGCATAAGAAAAATAATGCTGACAAGGAAACGATGAATTTTTCGCTCTCCTTCCACGACAAGTATTTCAATAGTGGGGTTATTTTTGCAAGGGATGACAAGCCTGCACGGGAATTCTTTTCTAAGTGGCATGCGTTATACCAGCAATGCGCGCAAAAAGGTATTTTTACGGACCAGATATCTTTTAACGAGACGAATCATATTTTGAATCACTCTATCGTAGAGATGCCTGGAGAATGGAACTGCCAAGTTCGTGAAGCGTATAATCACCTGTACCGCGTGAAGACCATCTATCCGATTCTTTGCCGGTCCAAGATTCTCCACTTTTTCAGCACCGGAATAGATGGGAAAAAGGAACCGCATCCGCTGATGAGAAAGGATTTCTTTGTAAAAATGAAAGAGTTGCAGTCTGTAGACGAGTCCATGCTGCAAGTCATCCGCAATGCAAGGCAATGCTTTTGGGGCGCACCCAGTGTATTGAACGAAAAAGCGTCATTCCCGCTTTTCTTCCTGTATCGCCAATTTCCAAGGTTTAGCAGACTGCTGAAATGGTTGGGTGTTGTTTAA
- a CDS encoding oligosaccharide flippase family protein: MKGTFFTFLGIILKVLAPIFTIVIARVFGKEIFGIYVSTQLLVLTLCRVSVFGFDYGLHRYLPQNKVCNRPEHDGIIGSLRITASVAVLITVIICVGSYFGLHRLSSGLEMLSPVEISLYALSILPYSLLVLFGGASEGNRRPQYKIFINEFALSALAPIIALGLHFLHFEDRLSLPLGLFVANLLGLMVYIFLMNHQFPKLKWFVKDKIPQELLRFSLPIGFSEIVGAFLLRVDLWMVLALIGPEAAGVYAVMVTISNGLKVIRRSYQPILTPVVAGMSKERLDTDLKPVYSYCVSMVTLIQLGIGFFIVLFPEQVMMIAGKSFVSEESPVAVLGILMIGNLINGLFGLSGSVINGLGKSSFLFFLNVVSLVVAVVLNYICIPRMGIAGAALSSMLYQVMQCVWMNIYLKRMGYWPYEKYLIVQGIWIVGLTVLYIVVNTVCSLNIVEKVVIFATALLFILLTFWKQGLSQKNYRKKK, encoded by the coding sequence ATGAAGGGTACCTTTTTTACGTTCTTGGGAATTATTCTCAAGGTGCTCGCCCCTATATTTACGATTGTTATCGCCCGTGTTTTTGGCAAGGAAATTTTTGGAATCTACGTTTCTACGCAATTGCTCGTGCTGACATTGTGCCGTGTGTCTGTTTTTGGTTTCGATTATGGCCTGCACCGTTATCTGCCGCAAAATAAAGTATGCAATCGGCCGGAACATGACGGTATTATCGGTTCGCTGCGGATTACCGCGTCGGTTGCGGTCCTGATAACGGTTATCATCTGTGTCGGTTCCTATTTCGGTTTGCATCGCCTGTCTTCGGGGCTTGAAATGTTGTCCCCGGTAGAAATTTCTTTGTACGCGCTTTCAATCCTTCCTTATTCTTTGCTTGTCCTTTTTGGTGGGGCCTCGGAAGGGAATCGTCGCCCGCAATACAAGATATTCATAAACGAATTTGCGTTGTCGGCCTTGGCTCCCATAATTGCATTGGGGCTCCATTTTCTCCATTTTGAAGATCGGCTTTCGCTCCCGTTGGGGCTGTTTGTCGCTAATTTGCTGGGGCTCATGGTTTATATATTCCTCATGAACCATCAGTTCCCTAAATTGAAATGGTTCGTGAAAGATAAAATCCCTCAGGAACTGCTTCGCTTCTCGTTGCCGATTGGTTTTTCGGAAATTGTCGGAGCGTTCTTGCTGCGTGTGGATTTGTGGATGGTCCTTGCTTTGATTGGGCCGGAGGCGGCTGGTGTTTATGCTGTCATGGTGACAATCTCGAATGGCCTGAAAGTCATTCGTCGTAGCTACCAGCCTATTTTGACTCCGGTCGTAGCCGGAATGTCCAAGGAACGCCTGGATACGGACCTGAAGCCAGTGTATTCGTATTGCGTCTCGATGGTGACGTTGATTCAACTTGGGATTGGCTTCTTTATCGTCCTGTTTCCGGAACAGGTGATGATGATTGCCGGTAAATCGTTTGTCAGCGAAGAGAGCCCGGTCGCCGTATTGGGAATCTTGATGATCGGTAACCTGATCAACGGACTTTTTGGCTTGTCCGGTTCTGTTATCAATGGCCTAGGAAAAAGCAGTTTCCTCTTCTTCTTGAATGTTGTATCCTTGGTCGTTGCTGTCGTGCTGAATTACATTTGTATCCCTCGCATGGGGATTGCCGGCGCTGCGTTGTCTTCGATGTTGTATCAAGTGATGCAATGTGTGTGGATGAACATCTATCTAAAGAGAATGGGATATTGGCCCTATGAAAAATATCTGATTGTTCAGGGCATTTGGATTGTTGGCTTGACCGTCCTCTATATTGTCGTGAATACGGTTTGCTCGCTGAATATTGTTGAAAAGGTTGTCATTTTTGCGACTGCTCTGCTTTTCATTTTGTTAACTTTCTGGAAGCAAGGCCTTTCGCAAAAAAATTATCGTAAGAAAAAATGA